One part of the Sorangiineae bacterium MSr11954 genome encodes these proteins:
- a CDS encoding (2Fe-2S) ferredoxin domain-containing protein: MKKAPLHPQLHFFVCCNRRQNSPLGPGCSANGDAVYAALKKRVQQRGEIRSVWVTQTGCLGICPAKGATVAIYPEQAIATEVELSDIDALYEIGLAKKKIE; the protein is encoded by the coding sequence ATGAAAAAGGCACCGCTTCATCCGCAGCTTCATTTCTTCGTGTGCTGCAACCGAAGGCAAAACTCGCCGCTCGGCCCCGGGTGCAGCGCCAACGGAGACGCCGTCTATGCCGCGCTCAAAAAGCGCGTTCAGCAACGCGGCGAGATCCGGAGCGTGTGGGTGACGCAGACGGGCTGCCTGGGCATTTGCCCCGCGAAGGGCGCGACGGTAGCCATCTACCCGGAGCAAGCGATCGCGACGGAGGTCGAGCTTTCGGATATCGATGCTCTTTACGAAATCGGCTTGGCCAAGAAGAAGATTGAATAA
- a CDS encoding Smr/MutS family protein encodes MVKKSKAPDGPFAGLRELRDKLVEEEKKKKEAPKTASGKRPSAAGARPAAPSKPRTPAAKAASELARSEEDALAFHRLVSGVTPLDQTRGRVARAQHGRDENPDARAQRESAQARVQQESDEVHEHLRVLVEGGSRFEVSDDGRHVEGRRVDVPSDWLRRVRRGLVPIDGTIDLHGQRAGEARDTLETFLHTMRERGERCVLVVHGKGEHSPGGLGVLRGEIAAWLSQGTSSTHVAAFASAREEDGGAGAVYVLLRR; translated from the coding sequence ATGGTCAAGAAAAGTAAGGCTCCGGACGGGCCCTTCGCGGGGCTGCGCGAGCTGCGCGACAAGCTGGTCGAGGAGGAAAAGAAGAAAAAAGAAGCGCCCAAGACGGCGAGCGGCAAGCGGCCGTCTGCCGCGGGCGCGCGCCCGGCTGCACCTTCGAAGCCGCGCACCCCGGCCGCCAAGGCCGCATCGGAGCTCGCCCGCTCGGAGGAGGATGCGCTGGCGTTCCATCGCCTGGTCAGCGGGGTCACGCCGCTCGATCAAACGCGCGGACGGGTGGCCCGAGCGCAGCACGGGCGCGACGAGAATCCGGACGCCCGCGCGCAGCGTGAATCGGCGCAGGCGCGGGTTCAGCAAGAGAGCGACGAGGTGCACGAGCACCTGCGCGTCCTGGTCGAAGGCGGCTCGCGCTTCGAGGTCTCCGACGACGGCCGCCACGTGGAGGGCCGCCGGGTGGACGTTCCCTCCGATTGGCTGCGGCGGGTCCGGCGCGGGCTCGTTCCCATCGACGGGACCATCGATCTGCATGGCCAGCGCGCCGGCGAGGCCCGCGATACGCTCGAGACGTTCCTGCACACCATGCGCGAGCGCGGCGAGCGGTGCGTTCTGGTCGTACACGGAAAAGGCGAGCACTCGCCCGGCGGCCTCGGCGTGCTTCGGGGCGAGATCGCCGCGTGGCTCTCGCAGGGCACCTCGAGCACGCACGTCGCGGCCTTTGCCAGCGCGCGCGAGGAAGACGGCGGGGCCGGGGCCGTCTACGTTCTTTTGCGTCGGTGA
- a CDS encoding RDD family protein gives MHAPLDTDVAIETPEHIVFRHRLAGPARRGIAYLIDVVACYFCVFVVAIIVFVAAGASDMMERMQQSYTSTMGLGFGLILLLLFAVQWVYFVVWEAWKGTSLGKMALGLRVVTTGGRPVGFGGAALRNVLRAADALPLVYVVGLVSMLVTSRFQRLGDLVANTMVVMIDRARAAAPLRLWPPAEPFELVAIPERVTLDADERTAIELFLRRRGTLGPSREEELAAMMVEPLVRRHGLNLPRTAGERAPSPSRLLALLYERAANAGRGEAPASSRQPREMERLSWR, from the coding sequence GTGCACGCTCCGCTCGATACCGACGTCGCCATTGAAACGCCCGAGCACATCGTCTTTCGCCATCGGCTGGCCGGGCCCGCGCGCCGGGGCATCGCGTACCTGATCGATGTCGTCGCGTGTTATTTTTGCGTGTTCGTCGTGGCCATCATCGTCTTCGTGGCGGCCGGCGCCAGCGACATGATGGAGCGCATGCAGCAGTCGTATACGTCGACCATGGGGCTGGGCTTCGGGTTGATCCTCTTGCTGCTGTTCGCCGTGCAGTGGGTCTATTTCGTGGTGTGGGAGGCCTGGAAGGGTACGAGCCTCGGCAAAATGGCCCTTGGCCTGCGCGTGGTCACCACCGGCGGACGGCCGGTCGGCTTCGGCGGGGCTGCGCTGCGCAATGTGTTGCGGGCCGCCGATGCGCTGCCGCTCGTGTACGTGGTGGGGCTCGTCTCGATGCTGGTCACGTCGCGCTTCCAGCGGCTGGGCGACTTGGTGGCCAACACCATGGTCGTCATGATCGATCGCGCCCGCGCCGCCGCGCCGCTGCGGCTGTGGCCTCCGGCGGAGCCCTTCGAGCTCGTCGCCATTCCGGAGCGGGTGACCCTCGACGCCGACGAGCGCACCGCCATCGAGCTGTTCTTGCGGCGCCGCGGCACCTTGGGCCCATCGCGGGAGGAAGAGCTCGCGGCCATGATGGTCGAACCGCTCGTACGCCGGCACGGCTTGAACCTGCCGCGCACCGCGGGCGAGCGCGCCCCATCGCCCTCGCGGCTCCTGGCGCTCCTCTATGAGCGCGCAGCCAACGCGGGCCGAGGCGAGGCGCCGGCATCGTCGCGACAGCCGCGGGAAATGGAGCGGCTTTCGTGGCGCTGA
- a CDS encoding stage II sporulation protein M — MALTSHVTEAAFVARRHKDWADLELLTRRATDKSLGALEIHEVTRLSPLYRDICADLARAQAARYSAPLVDYLHALTASAHSVLYALPPRPRFTLSLRGKKSAFLAFPRAVRAHWRTMFLALLLFFGPFLFGAIASLSEPSFAFRVVPESQLRPLVEGYAKGFAAGRQAGEGAMMAGFYVNNNVGIALRCFATGVFGGLGSAFYLVQNGLAIGAILGYVASQGAGGNLLLFIVGHSAFELGAIVIAGGAGMSLGWSIVAPGERTRLASLQAAGRDVAVIVSGAAIMLLIAAAIEAFWSASSLPSGLKIAFGGTWLVVVLVYLIFAGRGEEWVRS, encoded by the coding sequence GTGGCGCTGACCTCCCACGTCACGGAGGCGGCCTTCGTGGCGCGCCGTCACAAAGATTGGGCCGACCTCGAGCTTCTCACGCGGCGGGCCACCGACAAGAGCCTGGGCGCGCTCGAGATCCACGAGGTCACCCGCCTCTCGCCGCTCTACCGCGACATCTGCGCCGATCTGGCCCGCGCCCAAGCCGCCCGCTACAGCGCACCGCTCGTCGACTACCTGCACGCGCTCACCGCCAGCGCCCACTCGGTGCTCTACGCCCTGCCGCCGCGTCCGCGGTTCACCCTCTCCCTGCGCGGAAAAAAGAGCGCGTTCCTCGCCTTTCCCCGGGCGGTGCGGGCCCACTGGCGCACCATGTTCCTGGCGCTCCTCCTCTTCTTCGGCCCCTTTCTCTTCGGCGCCATCGCGTCGCTCAGCGAGCCGAGCTTCGCCTTTCGCGTGGTGCCCGAGTCGCAGCTTCGGCCTCTGGTCGAAGGATACGCCAAAGGATTCGCCGCCGGGCGCCAGGCGGGGGAAGGCGCCATGATGGCCGGCTTCTACGTGAACAACAACGTGGGCATCGCGCTGCGCTGCTTTGCCACCGGCGTCTTCGGCGGCCTGGGCTCCGCCTTCTACCTGGTGCAGAACGGGCTCGCCATCGGCGCCATCCTCGGCTACGTGGCCTCGCAAGGCGCCGGGGGCAACTTGCTCCTGTTCATCGTGGGGCATAGCGCCTTCGAGCTGGGCGCCATCGTCATCGCGGGCGGCGCGGGCATGTCGCTCGGCTGGTCCATCGTGGCGCCGGGCGAGCGAACGCGCCTCGCCTCGCTGCAGGCCGCGGGCCGCGACGTCGCCGTCATCGTGAGCGGCGCCGCGATCATGTTGCTCATCGCCGCCGCCATCGAGGCGTTCTGGTCGGCTTCGAGCTTGCCGTCCGGGCTCAAGATCGCCTTTGGCGGCACGTGGCTCGTGGTGGTGCTCGTGTACTTGATCTTCGCGGGCCGCGGCGAAGAGTGGGTGCGCTCGTGA
- a CDS encoding MoxR family ATPase, with translation MDAEQFRTIYGRIQQQIAKVIVGQHELVHGVLVTTLAQGHALVEGAPGLGKTLVARTLGVVSGCTFKRIQFTPDLMPSDVTGSSIFDRQRGNFTFVAGPIFTQLMLADEINRAPAKTQSALLEAMQDRQVTVDGHSRPLPQPFMVVATQNPVESQGTYPLPEAQLDRFLVKLTVLDPPREVEQKIVLFHARGFDPTDLSRLEPVSTPEELVAMQRFVAQVRVDEAIIGYIVDLVRRTREDRAIELGASPRASIALLKTAQVIAASSGRDFVTPDDVKPMVAPVLRHRVMLHPDAQLQGVTADDRINEILRSAPVPRVA, from the coding sequence ATGGACGCCGAGCAATTTCGAACCATCTACGGTCGCATCCAGCAGCAGATCGCCAAGGTGATCGTGGGCCAGCACGAGCTGGTTCACGGGGTGCTCGTCACCACCCTGGCGCAAGGGCACGCGCTGGTGGAAGGCGCGCCCGGTCTCGGAAAGACGCTGGTCGCGCGCACCCTCGGCGTGGTCTCGGGGTGCACGTTCAAGCGCATTCAATTCACCCCCGACTTGATGCCCAGCGACGTGACCGGCTCTTCGATCTTCGACCGGCAGCGGGGCAACTTTACGTTCGTGGCGGGCCCCATCTTCACGCAGCTGATGCTGGCGGACGAAATCAACCGCGCCCCGGCCAAGACGCAATCGGCGCTGCTCGAGGCCATGCAGGATCGGCAGGTCACCGTCGATGGGCACTCGCGGCCCCTCCCGCAGCCGTTCATGGTGGTGGCCACGCAAAACCCCGTCGAGTCGCAAGGGACGTATCCGCTCCCCGAGGCGCAGCTCGATCGGTTCCTCGTGAAGCTCACGGTGCTGGATCCGCCGCGCGAGGTGGAGCAAAAGATCGTGCTCTTCCACGCGCGCGGCTTCGACCCCACGGATCTCTCGCGGCTCGAGCCCGTCTCCACGCCGGAGGAGCTGGTCGCCATGCAGCGCTTCGTCGCGCAGGTGCGGGTGGACGAGGCCATCATCGGCTACATCGTCGATCTGGTGCGGCGCACGCGCGAGGACCGCGCCATCGAGCTGGGCGCCTCGCCGCGGGCGTCGATCGCGCTCCTGAAGACGGCGCAGGTGATCGCCGCCAGCTCGGGCCGCGACTTCGTCACGCCGGACGACGTGAAGCCCATGGTCGCCCCCGTGCTCCGTCACCGGGTGATGCTGCACCCGGACGCGCAGCTGCAAGGCGTCACGGCCGACGATCGCATCAACGAGATCCTGCGCAGCGCACCCGTACCTCGCGTGGCGTGA
- a CDS encoding DUF58 domain-containing protein, with the protein MVPTKRLTGLLWLIAVVALAAGFIPSWRPALLVLDAIALVAALLDVGLALGRRVEAERQAAAIFSVGRANPVVITLRNRSGRRLSGVASDDPLDDCDTKDLPARFVLPARGEVTFRYEVHPTRRGPRDFRAVVVRYKSVLGLIARQERIELPAHVDIFPDVHAARALELLRRQGRQDARLGSLRVRGGDTEFERLRPYQRGDEARHIDWRAFARRDDPTVRQYQAESNQNVVFALDVGRGMRGTSKGLTSVDHALNAALLAADVALRGGDKAGMIAFDDAPRTFLRPLGGRAGGRKLTRASYALEAGFAATDYHAAMSFLQTQVRARSLFIIFTNLLDPRSAKELAAAVRSLLPRHLPLCVLMRDRDVEDLATTPADTAHDLYVRAAAAEALAWRDGLIRTLRNAGVLVLDVFPDDVTPELVKSYLEIKTRRLL; encoded by the coding sequence GTGGTTCCGACCAAGCGGCTCACCGGGCTTCTCTGGCTCATCGCCGTGGTGGCGCTGGCCGCGGGCTTCATCCCGTCCTGGCGTCCGGCGCTCTTGGTGCTCGACGCGATCGCGCTCGTCGCCGCGTTGCTCGACGTGGGGCTCGCGCTCGGGCGCCGGGTGGAGGCCGAGCGCCAGGCCGCGGCGATCTTCTCCGTGGGCCGCGCGAACCCGGTGGTGATCACCTTGCGCAACCGGAGCGGGCGCCGTCTGTCGGGCGTCGCGTCCGACGATCCGCTGGACGACTGCGACACCAAGGATCTTCCCGCGCGCTTCGTGCTTCCGGCGCGCGGCGAGGTGACGTTCCGCTACGAGGTGCACCCTACGCGCCGCGGGCCGCGCGACTTTCGTGCGGTGGTGGTGCGCTACAAGTCGGTGCTCGGGCTCATCGCGCGCCAAGAGCGCATCGAGCTGCCGGCGCACGTCGACATTTTCCCCGACGTGCACGCGGCGCGGGCGCTCGAGCTCTTGCGACGGCAAGGGCGGCAGGATGCGCGCCTCGGCTCGCTGCGCGTGCGCGGAGGCGACACGGAGTTCGAGCGGCTGCGCCCGTACCAGCGCGGCGACGAGGCGCGGCACATCGACTGGCGCGCCTTCGCGCGGCGCGACGATCCGACGGTGCGGCAGTACCAAGCCGAGTCGAACCAAAACGTGGTGTTCGCGCTCGACGTGGGCCGCGGCATGCGCGGGACCTCCAAGGGGCTCACCAGCGTGGACCATGCGCTGAACGCCGCGCTGCTCGCCGCCGACGTCGCGCTGCGCGGCGGTGACAAGGCGGGGATGATCGCGTTCGACGATGCGCCGCGCACGTTCTTGCGGCCCTTGGGCGGGCGCGCGGGCGGGCGAAAGCTCACGCGCGCCAGCTACGCGCTGGAGGCCGGCTTCGCCGCGACCGACTACCACGCGGCCATGTCGTTCTTGCAGACGCAGGTGCGGGCGCGCTCGCTGTTCATCATCTTTACGAACCTGCTCGATCCGCGCTCCGCCAAGGAGCTCGCGGCCGCCGTGCGCTCGTTGCTCCCGCGCCATCTGCCGCTGTGCGTGTTGATGCGCGATCGCGACGTGGAAGATCTGGCTACCACCCCGGCGGACACCGCGCATGATCTCTATGTCCGAGCGGCCGCGGCAGAAGCCCTGGCCTGGCGCGATGGTTTGATCCGCACCTTGCGCAACGCCGGGGTGTTGGTGCTCGACGTCTTCCCCGACGATGTGACCCCGGAGCTCGTTAAGAGCTACCTGGAGATCAAGACACGCCGTTTGTTGTGA
- a CDS encoding RNA polymerase sigma factor, translating into MTGSFEAQKNIEMSTRLPMQSDAHRLHQSEMDLDFRAIYELEADFVCRNLRRLGVPDADVEDKLQEVFVIAHRRFADYVDRSYGPRAWLFQIALRVAADARRHRRRHPEDADGGAAAALETIAPDQTGALSRRERLARLDRALASIPLEKRAVLILYEIEGQSAADIAHTLGVSVNTVYFRLHSARTELDRALKRI; encoded by the coding sequence ATGACGGGTTCTTTCGAGGCTCAGAAGAACATCGAAATGAGCACGCGACTGCCGATGCAGTCAGATGCACATCGCTTGCACCAATCCGAGATGGATCTCGACTTCCGCGCGATCTACGAGCTGGAGGCCGACTTCGTGTGCCGCAATCTGCGCCGTCTGGGCGTGCCCGACGCGGATGTCGAGGACAAACTCCAAGAGGTGTTCGTCATCGCCCACCGTCGCTTCGCCGACTACGTGGACCGCAGCTACGGCCCGCGCGCCTGGCTCTTTCAAATCGCCCTGCGCGTGGCCGCCGACGCGCGGCGCCATCGCCGGCGGCACCCGGAGGACGCCGACGGAGGCGCCGCAGCGGCCCTGGAGACCATCGCGCCCGATCAAACCGGCGCCCTCAGCCGCCGCGAGCGCCTTGCGCGCCTCGATCGCGCGCTCGCGAGCATCCCGCTGGAGAAGCGCGCCGTCTTGATCCTCTACGAAATCGAGGGCCAGAGCGCCGCGGACATCGCCCACACCCTGGGCGTCTCCGTCAACACCGTCTACTTCCGGCTTCACTCCGCCCGCACCGAGCTGGATCGCGCCCTCAAGCGCATCTAA
- a CDS encoding GFA family protein, producing MRYEIDGPLRRITHCHCSMCRKFHGAGVGTYATLRRARLRVVAGEEALTVFASSDHATRSFCSRCGASLFFEDRDEPESVDVAIGTLDDEPDAMPWAHIFVADKAGWVDIRDELPRFEASPPSEPSTS from the coding sequence GTGCGGTACGAGATTGATGGGCCGTTGCGGCGGATCACGCACTGTCATTGCAGCATGTGCCGCAAATTTCATGGGGCGGGGGTGGGGACGTATGCGACGCTTCGGCGAGCGCGGTTGCGGGTCGTGGCGGGGGAGGAGGCGCTCACGGTGTTTGCGTCGAGCGACCATGCCACGCGTAGCTTTTGTTCGCGGTGTGGCGCGTCGCTGTTCTTCGAGGATCGCGACGAGCCGGAGTCCGTCGATGTGGCGATCGGCACCTTGGATGACGAGCCGGACGCCATGCCCTGGGCGCACATTTTCGTGGCCGACAAGGCGGGTTGGGTCGACATTCGCGACGAGCTCCCCCGCTTCGAGGCGTCCCCGCCGAGCGAGCCCTCGACCAGCTAG
- a CDS encoding S1 RNA-binding domain-containing protein: MNPIDSSDPSSTGKPPTDISSAPKVNASTHSLESSSASPNDAPTSHLPASGEAQVASPGPTEGRGESNAHEEASTPAAGESTSPDTGTGGEAAASGEAGAATGGPEKKKRRRRRRKKSGAGAQATAGTPGAEAQEEGEEGEGAEASESEASASVPGNAEGGASADAEGKGAKASKDKKKKPKKDQRPAKEARERPAFNVGDVVFGKILDVGEDAIFVDLSGKGRAIFDKLELLLPEDVADQLEEESRRAEARAEAIISGRDPDAAEAAAAASHAKEAEERAKSLATVGEATPAATDAGSEASQASPASQAGELTNGSLEAGDLGTDAEGLPHRRIVQARPKDEETAGAETLANGQAEAPVAAAEASDVASGGEAEAAPVESAESAGSGEGTPEAQAEGVEAAAAEPLAAGVVQLPRVVLEPGAPFVGVVHNDGGRGGLVVLTHHPKRASKAKPTVAAAYKQKNEIFGLVTGVIKGGVEVDVDGVRAFAPGSHMDLRLGADLHPLVGRRLPFFVTQYGKRGRDVVLSRRALLEAEAKVTREAALAKITPGSVVPGVVRSVVQFGAFIDIGGVEGLVPLTEMSHNRGDTPSDVFKVGATVDVKILRVDEKGKVWLSRRATIPDPWLAVAEKYAFGTRHTGKIVRLQPFGAFVELEPGVDGLIHTADLSIKRIEHPSDVVNVGDPIEVVVASLDPGSHRIGLHPAPSGPAADEAPQRVQLHKVVKVQVVSIETGGLTVRVLGATGRHARGFIPAGGTGTPRGTDLRKAFPPGHTLDAKVIEMDPKRSEIKLSIRAMQEETERSAYQQYRQQVKREAKFGTFADLLAKRGPTQK, translated from the coding sequence GTGAACCCGATCGATTCGTCCGACCCGTCATCGACGGGAAAGCCCCCAACTGATATCTCGAGCGCACCCAAAGTGAACGCGAGTACGCATTCTCTCGAATCGTCATCGGCTTCGCCGAACGATGCCCCGACTAGTCACCTCCCTGCTTCCGGTGAGGCGCAAGTAGCTTCCCCCGGGCCGACCGAAGGCCGCGGGGAGTCGAACGCGCACGAGGAGGCTTCGACCCCTGCTGCTGGCGAAAGCACCAGTCCCGATACGGGTACCGGTGGCGAAGCCGCAGCCTCGGGCGAGGCCGGCGCTGCCACTGGCGGGCCGGAAAAGAAAAAGCGCCGTCGCCGCCGCCGGAAGAAGTCCGGTGCGGGGGCGCAAGCCACCGCGGGCACGCCCGGGGCGGAAGCTCAGGAAGAGGGCGAAGAAGGCGAGGGCGCCGAGGCGTCCGAGTCCGAAGCTTCTGCTTCTGTTCCTGGGAACGCCGAGGGCGGCGCTTCGGCGGACGCCGAGGGCAAAGGGGCCAAGGCTTCCAAGGACAAAAAGAAGAAGCCGAAGAAAGACCAGCGGCCTGCCAAAGAGGCCCGCGAGCGCCCCGCGTTCAACGTGGGCGACGTGGTCTTCGGCAAGATCCTCGACGTGGGCGAGGACGCCATCTTCGTCGACCTCTCCGGCAAGGGCCGAGCAATCTTCGACAAGCTCGAGCTCCTTTTGCCCGAGGACGTCGCCGATCAGCTCGAGGAAGAGTCGCGCCGCGCCGAAGCACGCGCGGAGGCGATCATCTCGGGTCGCGATCCCGACGCGGCGGAGGCTGCCGCTGCGGCCAGCCATGCCAAGGAGGCCGAGGAGCGCGCCAAGAGCTTGGCGACGGTCGGTGAGGCCACCCCGGCGGCGACCGACGCGGGTTCCGAGGCGTCTCAAGCTTCTCCGGCTTCTCAGGCGGGAGAGCTGACCAATGGAAGCCTGGAAGCAGGCGACCTTGGTACGGACGCCGAGGGTCTTCCGCACCGCCGCATCGTGCAGGCTCGCCCGAAGGACGAGGAGACGGCGGGAGCCGAGACCCTGGCCAATGGGCAAGCCGAGGCGCCGGTTGCGGCGGCCGAGGCGAGCGACGTGGCCTCGGGCGGTGAAGCCGAGGCGGCGCCGGTCGAATCGGCGGAGTCGGCCGGATCGGGTGAAGGTACGCCCGAGGCGCAGGCGGAGGGCGTCGAGGCTGCTGCGGCGGAGCCGTTGGCTGCGGGCGTCGTTCAGCTACCGCGGGTCGTGCTGGAGCCGGGCGCACCGTTCGTCGGCGTCGTGCACAACGACGGCGGCCGCGGCGGGCTGGTGGTGCTCACGCACCATCCGAAGCGCGCGTCGAAGGCCAAGCCGACGGTGGCGGCCGCGTACAAGCAAAAGAACGAAATTTTCGGCTTGGTGACGGGCGTCATCAAGGGTGGTGTCGAGGTCGATGTCGACGGCGTTCGCGCCTTCGCCCCCGGCTCGCACATGGATCTGCGCCTCGGCGCCGATCTGCACCCGCTCGTCGGGCGGCGTTTGCCCTTCTTCGTTACCCAGTACGGCAAGCGCGGACGCGACGTGGTGCTCTCACGCCGCGCGCTGCTCGAGGCCGAGGCGAAGGTGACGCGCGAGGCGGCCCTGGCGAAGATCACGCCGGGATCGGTCGTTCCGGGTGTGGTTCGCAGCGTCGTTCAGTTCGGCGCCTTCATCGACATTGGCGGCGTCGAAGGTCTGGTGCCGCTCACGGAGATGAGCCACAACCGCGGCGACACCCCGTCCGACGTCTTCAAGGTGGGCGCCACCGTCGACGTGAAGATCCTTCGGGTCGACGAAAAGGGGAAGGTCTGGCTCTCGCGCAGGGCGACCATCCCCGATCCGTGGCTGGCGGTGGCCGAGAAGTACGCGTTCGGCACGCGGCACACCGGCAAGATCGTGCGCTTGCAGCCGTTCGGCGCGTTCGTCGAGCTGGAGCCGGGGGTCGACGGGCTCATTCACACGGCGGATCTTTCGATCAAGCGCATCGAGCACCCGAGCGACGTCGTCAACGTGGGCGATCCCATCGAGGTCGTCGTCGCCTCGCTCGATCCGGGCTCGCACCGCATCGGTCTGCACCCGGCTCCGAGCGGCCCCGCGGCGGACGAAGCACCGCAGCGGGTCCAGCTACACAAAGTCGTCAAGGTGCAGGTCGTCTCGATCGAAACCGGCGGTCTCACCGTGCGCGTGCTCGGCGCAACGGGCCGTCACGCCCGCGGCTTCATCCCCGCCGGCGGCACGGGCACCCCGCGCGGTACCGATCTGCGAAAGGCCTTCCCGCCGGGTCACACCCTCGATGCCAAGGTGATCGAGATGGACCCGAAGCGCTCCGAGATCAAGCTCTCGATCCGCGCCATGCAGGAAGAGACGGAGCGCAGCGCGTACCAACAGTACCGTCAGCAGGTCAAACGCGAGGCCAAGTTCGGTACGTTTGCCGACTTGCTCGCCAAGCGCGGTCCGACGCAGAAGTAA
- a CDS encoding 1-acyl-sn-glycerol-3-phosphate acyltransferase yields the protein MQTPLMGFNAARSTIVDEVVKRVCESARDPLFALNDAAYHEIRRLSASGGGDELAEWRALAHSLGRWTTDQQRGRLEELARRHAWDVAGNFDPRVYKVVSRATVPVLGALLNPRTAIRQLAHVGDLSALDGRILVEGPVSHIRALSRIGTLVFVPTHLSNLDSVVFGFALERSQLPPATYGAGKNLFTNPVLSFFMHNLGAYRVDRRLKHALYKDVLKTYSCVLLERGYHSLFFPGGTRSRSGGVERKLKLGLAGTGIEAFARSAERGRLQPVFFIPATINYLLTLEAETLIDDFLQEEGKSRYIIDDDESTRLGRIAAFMQKLLKMDASCVIRFSRPMDCFGNTVDELGRSVDARGRGVDAKTYVYDANDRPLHDPARDAEYTRELGEAICEAYKRDTVVMATHLVAAVAFEKLRSISGKADIFALLRHKDDVVVPREEMARDLDKLLAEVQKMADRSEIVLAPTVRGADGEAILAEALRAFSGYHANEVITPRGSDLVLADTRLLFYYQNRLAAHGLAADLIAPSGVSPSATRKAAAIA from the coding sequence ATGCAGACGCCGCTCATGGGGTTCAACGCTGCCCGCTCGACCATCGTCGATGAAGTCGTGAAGCGTGTGTGCGAGTCCGCCCGGGACCCGCTCTTTGCCCTCAATGACGCGGCATACCATGAGATCCGGCGCCTCAGCGCCTCGGGCGGGGGCGATGAGTTGGCCGAGTGGCGCGCGCTCGCGCACTCCCTCGGTCGCTGGACGACGGACCAACAACGCGGAAGGCTCGAGGAGCTCGCGCGCCGCCACGCATGGGACGTGGCCGGGAACTTCGACCCGCGCGTTTACAAGGTCGTTTCGCGGGCCACGGTGCCGGTTTTGGGCGCGCTCCTCAATCCGCGCACGGCCATTCGCCAATTGGCCCATGTGGGCGATCTGAGCGCGCTCGATGGGCGAATTCTGGTCGAAGGGCCGGTTTCTCACATTCGCGCGCTCTCGCGCATTGGCACGTTGGTCTTCGTCCCAACGCATTTGTCGAATCTCGATTCGGTGGTCTTCGGCTTTGCGCTCGAGCGCTCGCAGCTCCCGCCCGCGACCTACGGCGCCGGGAAGAACCTCTTCACCAACCCCGTCCTCAGCTTTTTCATGCACAACCTCGGCGCCTACCGCGTCGACCGCCGATTGAAGCATGCACTCTACAAGGATGTACTGAAGACGTACTCGTGCGTGCTGCTGGAGCGCGGATACCACAGTCTTTTTTTCCCGGGCGGGACGCGTTCGCGGTCGGGTGGTGTGGAGCGAAAACTCAAGCTCGGCCTCGCCGGGACCGGCATCGAGGCCTTTGCTCGGTCGGCGGAGCGTGGTCGGTTGCAGCCGGTTTTTTTCATTCCGGCCACCATCAATTACCTGCTGACCCTCGAGGCGGAGACCCTCATCGACGACTTTCTCCAAGAGGAAGGCAAATCGCGCTACATCATCGACGACGACGAGTCGACGCGCCTGGGTCGAATTGCCGCCTTCATGCAAAAGCTATTGAAGATGGACGCCAGCTGCGTCATTCGCTTTTCACGACCCATGGACTGCTTCGGCAATACAGTGGATGAGCTCGGGCGCAGCGTCGATGCGCGCGGCCGCGGGGTCGACGCCAAGACATATGTGTATGATGCAAACGACCGTCCTTTGCACGACCCCGCGCGCGACGCGGAGTACACGAGGGAGCTGGGCGAGGCCATCTGCGAGGCCTACAAACGCGATACGGTGGTGATGGCGACGCATCTGGTGGCGGCCGTAGCTTTCGAAAAGCTGCGGTCGATCTCGGGCAAAGCAGACATATTTGCGCTGCTCCGCCACAAGGATGACGTGGTCGTTCCGCGCGAGGAGATGGCCCGCGATCTGGACAAGCTCCTCGCAGAGGTTCAAAAAATGGCCGATCGAAGCGAAATTGTACTGGCCCCCACGGTGCGCGGCGCCGATGGAGAGGCTATCCTGGCCGAGGCGCTCCGGGCGTTCTCCGGATACCACGCCAACGAAGTCATTACCCCGCGAGGAAGCGATCTCGTCTTGGCAGATACCCGTTTGCTCTTTTACTACCAGAATCGCCTTGCCGCTCATGGGCTCGCCGCGGACCTCATCGCTCCATCGGGTGTGAGCCCCAGTGCGACGCGCAAAGCTGCGGCCATTGCATGA